Proteins co-encoded in one Streptomyces sp. NBC_01283 genomic window:
- a CDS encoding DMT family transporter: MLKPHGGEAPHRSPAPGRGRSGRLLPGLGLAVAAAVAMGGAAPALKALGTTGLTAVQIIQARAIVGAALLLLVAATLHRGQLRVRARDMWLVLLYGAISLALNQVAFTMALVRLPVGVALLVEYLSPLLVALWVRLVQRKQISGLVWAGICLTLIGLSLTGKVWSGGGLDGPGLGLALLAALTLASRFLLAERGLRSYEPLVMSAWGATVGAVTLTLVTLFEPFPLDALGRDAALNDWTVPVWALVIWVGVIGMAGGLALGAAAQRRLPPTSASLMLTLEVVAGAVLAYIVLGEVLSPEQLAGSAMMLAGIVLAQLAVLRRPPPPDDR; encoded by the coding sequence ATGCTGAAACCGCACGGTGGCGAAGCGCCGCATCGCTCGCCCGCTCCTGGCCGCGGCAGGAGCGGCCGGCTGCTGCCCGGGCTCGGCCTGGCGGTCGCAGCCGCCGTCGCGATGGGCGGCGCGGCGCCGGCGCTGAAGGCCCTGGGGACGACCGGGCTCACGGCCGTTCAGATCATTCAGGCCCGAGCGATCGTGGGAGCCGCGCTGCTGCTGCTCGTCGCCGCGACCCTCCACCGCGGACAACTGCGCGTGCGAGCGCGCGACATGTGGCTGGTCCTCCTTTACGGCGCCATCAGCCTCGCCCTGAACCAGGTCGCGTTCACCATGGCCCTGGTACGGCTCCCGGTGGGCGTGGCCCTGCTGGTGGAGTACCTGTCCCCGCTGCTGGTCGCACTCTGGGTGCGGCTCGTCCAGCGCAAACAGATCTCCGGCCTGGTGTGGGCGGGGATCTGCCTCACCCTCATCGGCTTGTCCCTCACCGGGAAAGTGTGGTCCGGGGGCGGTCTGGACGGGCCCGGCCTGGGGCTGGCACTCCTGGCCGCGCTGACTCTGGCAAGCCGCTTCCTGCTCGCCGAGCGAGGCCTGCGCAGCTACGAGCCGCTGGTCATGTCAGCCTGGGGGGCCACCGTGGGTGCCGTCACCCTCACGCTGGTCACCCTCTTCGAACCGTTCCCGCTCGACGCGCTGGGGCGAGATGCTGCGCTCAACGACTGGACCGTCCCGGTCTGGGCGCTGGTGATCTGGGTGGGAGTGATCGGCATGGCCGGCGGCCTGGCGCTCGGCGCCGCCGCCCAGCGCCGGCTCCCGCCGACCTCGGCCAGCCTCATGCTGACCCTGGAGGTGGTGGCCGGAGCCGTACTCGCCTACATCGTGCTCGGCGAGGTGCTGTCACCGGAACAACTGGCCGGATCCGCCATGATGCTCGCCGGAATCGTGCTGGCGCAGCTCGCCGTCCTGAGGCGCCCGCCGCCGCCCGACGACCGATGA
- a CDS encoding helix-turn-helix domain-containing protein translates to MSDFDAIDSLLASVTPQATLPPHAARRELREQARLSKTQIAQALGVSPSTIAAWENSRDPAGEVRTRYAYLLQGLAAKAAEESPGAAPWTQETAPTAAQQTAPVPAPETTSEPAGAAATSGPAGDEDDVEALALPEPCVLCGQPARQRVAGFPQHLDSAHCQNPAPPTAPAASALAAPAAATPAAEPQPPSTPRHSAAPSGAQHPGPAGRTKTPTRRAFQPSDNPVGLITRAVQSTLAQHHGDVEAATAALVKKAVPDAMALLDETRKGARYDVIAHPWIPDVLKKQTSRGPDQIWEARPKWTRPQLPPGHHQVTALDINGAYLSALKTHLPIGQLEHSTNTGHDRRRAGIHLITPPAWEHDAYLPNPIGERDEPGPLWVTEPTLRLLLRLSGSKYGLCEAPEVHESYTSGATENLLEKFRIALKDARDTAIADGDAVTLEYVKAMYSKFVSTMGESNYNRELYRPDWMHIIRSQAFANLWMKALKAHDEGLAVVRAMGTDELHVIGDWRRVFPEGRGVTEVKVKDLYTAGTDTMGEKR, encoded by the coding sequence ATGAGTGACTTCGATGCGATCGACTCGCTCCTCGCCTCCGTGACCCCCCAAGCCACGTTGCCCCCACATGCAGCACGACGGGAACTGCGAGAACAAGCCCGCCTGTCGAAGACACAGATTGCTCAGGCGCTCGGGGTGAGCCCGTCCACAATCGCCGCCTGGGAAAACAGCCGGGATCCCGCGGGCGAGGTCCGCACCCGCTACGCCTACCTCCTGCAGGGCCTGGCCGCCAAAGCCGCCGAAGAATCGCCCGGCGCCGCCCCCTGGACTCAAGAGACCGCCCCGACCGCAGCCCAGCAGACCGCTCCGGTGCCGGCACCGGAGACAACGTCAGAACCGGCCGGCGCAGCCGCCACCTCAGGCCCGGCAGGGGACGAGGACGACGTCGAAGCCTTGGCCCTGCCGGAGCCGTGTGTGTTGTGTGGCCAGCCGGCCCGGCAGCGCGTGGCCGGCTTCCCCCAGCACCTGGATTCCGCCCACTGCCAAAACCCCGCCCCGCCCACCGCCCCCGCCGCATCGGCTCTCGCTGCACCGGCTGCCGCCACACCAGCCGCCGAACCGCAGCCCCCCTCCACACCCCGCCACTCCGCCGCCCCATCCGGCGCGCAGCACCCTGGCCCGGCCGGGCGCACCAAGACGCCGACCCGACGTGCATTCCAGCCCTCCGACAATCCGGTCGGCCTGATCACCCGCGCCGTCCAGAGCACCCTCGCGCAGCATCACGGCGACGTGGAAGCAGCGACCGCAGCCTTGGTGAAGAAGGCGGTCCCGGACGCGATGGCCCTGCTGGACGAGACCCGCAAAGGCGCCCGCTACGACGTCATCGCCCACCCCTGGATCCCAGACGTCCTCAAAAAGCAGACCTCCCGCGGCCCGGACCAGATCTGGGAAGCCCGCCCCAAATGGACCCGGCCCCAACTCCCGCCCGGCCACCACCAGGTCACCGCCCTAGACATCAACGGCGCCTACCTCTCCGCCCTCAAAACCCATCTGCCGATCGGCCAGCTCGAACACTCCACCAACACCGGCCACGACCGCCGCCGCGCCGGCATCCACCTCATCACCCCACCCGCCTGGGAGCACGACGCCTACTTGCCCAACCCGATCGGCGAGCGCGACGAGCCCGGCCCCCTGTGGGTCACCGAGCCCACCCTGCGCCTGCTGCTGCGCCTGTCGGGCTCGAAGTACGGGCTGTGCGAGGCGCCGGAAGTCCACGAGTCCTACACATCGGGGGCGACGGAGAACCTGCTGGAGAAGTTCCGCATCGCGCTCAAGGACGCCCGCGACACCGCCATCGCCGACGGCGACGCGGTCACCCTGGAGTACGTGAAGGCGATGTACTCGAAGTTCGTCTCCACCATGGGGGAGTCGAACTACAACCGGGAGCTGTACCGGCCGGACTGGATGCACATCATCCGCTCCCAGGCCTTCGCCAACCTCTGGATGAAGGCGCTCAAAGCCCACGACGAAGGACTCGCCGTCGTCCGAGCGATGGGCACCGACGAACTCCACGTCATCGGCGACTGGCGCCGTGTCTTCCCCGAAGGCCGCGGGGTTACCGAGGTCAAGGTCAAAGACCTCTACACCGCAGGCACCGACACGATGGGGGAGAAGCGGTAA
- a CDS encoding dimethylarginine dimethylaminohydrolase family protein, giving the protein MNRDLLMSSAAHFRIDYEINPYMDMSCQPDVKAALVEHEALSAAHRAAGRTVRVMESAPECPDMVYTANGAFVCDQRALLGAPPAARQEEIPYFRSALKESGFDVFDAPYPFSGQGDALACGRFLLAGYGRRTDRRIHAFIAELFGHEMVPLQTASDQWYDLDLAVAVIDGRTLAYHPQALAAPSRGRLRDLGLDLIEVGAQEARAFALNLISDGTTVTMTVGAPRLAATLRERGLTVAELDTTQLRKGGGGIRCTALTLDNPAPADASPFPLS; this is encoded by the coding sequence ATGAACCGTGACCTGCTGATGTCCAGCGCTGCCCATTTCCGCATCGACTATGAGATCAACCCCTACATGGACATGAGCTGCCAGCCCGACGTCAAGGCAGCCTTGGTCGAGCACGAGGCGCTCTCCGCCGCGCACCGAGCGGCCGGACGCACCGTCCGCGTCATGGAGTCAGCTCCCGAGTGCCCGGATATGGTCTACACCGCCAACGGCGCGTTTGTTTGCGACCAGCGCGCGTTACTGGGCGCCCCGCCGGCCGCGCGCCAGGAGGAGATCCCCTACTTCCGCTCCGCACTCAAGGAGAGCGGGTTCGACGTCTTCGACGCGCCGTACCCCTTCAGCGGCCAGGGTGACGCGCTGGCCTGCGGCCGGTTCCTGCTCGCCGGGTACGGGCGCCGCACCGACCGGCGCATACACGCCTTCATCGCCGAGCTGTTCGGCCACGAGATGGTACCGCTGCAGACCGCGAGTGATCAGTGGTACGACCTGGACCTGGCCGTCGCGGTCATCGACGGGCGCACCCTCGCCTACCACCCGCAGGCGCTGGCGGCCCCGAGCCGCGGCCGGCTGCGCGACCTGGGCCTGGACCTCATCGAGGTCGGTGCGCAGGAGGCCCGCGCGTTCGCCCTCAACCTCATCAGCGACGGCACGACGGTCACCATGACCGTGGGCGCCCCCAGGCTCGCTGCCACCCTGCGCGAACGCGGCCTGACCGTAGCCGAACTGGACACCACCCAACTCCGCAAAGGCGGTGGCGGCATACGCTGCACCGCCCTCACCCTCGACAACCCGGCCCCGGCCGACGCGTCCCCCTTCCCGCTGTCGTAG
- a CDS encoding GerW family sporulation protein, translating to MTAPENAPPGATTADHAFTVLLEKLAGKLGGRSPGAIVFGEPIVSQGVTVIPLARIGFGFGGNAGQKAGEDGLVGGGEARPLGFIEIKEGRTTYKPIRDPWVNVLVGVAGGLLAGAAGAAILRYLARRGPAPR from the coding sequence ATGACCGCCCCCGAGAACGCGCCGCCGGGAGCGACGACGGCCGACCATGCCTTCACCGTTCTGCTGGAAAAGCTGGCCGGCAAGCTCGGCGGCCGGTCCCCGGGCGCCATCGTGTTCGGCGAGCCCATCGTGAGCCAGGGCGTCACCGTGATCCCCCTGGCGCGCATCGGGTTCGGCTTCGGCGGCAACGCCGGCCAGAAGGCCGGTGAGGACGGCCTGGTCGGCGGGGGCGAAGCAAGGCCGCTCGGCTTCATCGAGATCAAAGAAGGCAGGACCACGTACAAGCCCATCCGCGATCCCTGGGTGAACGTCCTCGTAGGGGTGGCGGGCGGCCTTCTGGCCGGGGCGGCCGGGGCGGCGATCCTTCGCTACCTGGCGCGACGGGGGCCGGCTCCTCGGTAG
- the fabG gene encoding 3-oxoacyl-ACP reductase FabG yields MSHDSSEAGAAAEAGPVALVTGGSRGIGRAIAIRLARDGFDVALCYHSDAAAAEVTAKEVRDAGRRVLVRRVDVADRDGVRGFVADTEDGFGPIAAAVASAGITRDRPLMLMSDDEWDTVLRTNLDGTANLLRAVARPMARRGAGAIVTLSSAAGVVGNAGQANYSASKAGIIALTQAMAKEFARLGVRANAVAPGFIDTDMVAAVSKSAVLDRIPLRRFGTPEEVAGMVSYLLSPQAGYVTGQVFRIDGGVAL; encoded by the coding sequence ATGTCCCATGATTCGAGCGAGGCCGGCGCGGCCGCGGAAGCCGGCCCGGTGGCCCTGGTGACCGGCGGGTCACGGGGGATAGGGCGGGCGATCGCGATACGGCTGGCGCGCGACGGGTTCGACGTTGCGTTGTGCTACCACTCCGACGCGGCCGCAGCCGAAGTGACGGCCAAGGAGGTCCGTGATGCCGGGCGGCGGGTGCTGGTCCGGCGCGTCGACGTCGCCGACCGCGACGGGGTTCGCGGCTTCGTCGCCGATACCGAGGACGGGTTCGGGCCCATCGCAGCGGCCGTGGCATCCGCCGGGATCACCCGGGACCGACCGCTCATGCTGATGTCCGACGACGAGTGGGACACGGTGCTGCGGACCAACCTCGACGGCACCGCCAACCTGCTGCGCGCGGTGGCCCGCCCGATGGCCCGGCGTGGAGCCGGGGCGATCGTCACGCTGTCGTCGGCCGCGGGAGTGGTCGGCAACGCCGGGCAGGCCAACTACTCCGCGTCCAAGGCCGGGATCATCGCGCTCACCCAGGCGATGGCGAAGGAGTTCGCGCGGCTCGGTGTGCGCGCCAATGCCGTGGCCCCCGGCTTCATCGACACCGACATGGTCGCCGCGGTGTCCAAGAGCGCTGTCCTCGACCGCATACCGCTGCGCCGCTTCGGCACACCCGAGGAGGTGGCCGGGATGGTCTCCTACCTGCTCTCGCCCCAGGCCGGATATGTCACGGGCCAGGTGTTCCGCATCGACGGCGGCGTGGCACTGTGA
- a CDS encoding acyl carrier protein, with product MQELDHPAVRIRSIVADILDLSLNEIDDDQDFIDSYRADSLNLIEIVAQLEKYYQVELPLDELQRARSVNALRDLLVRLLDGTRVPDSAG from the coding sequence ATGCAGGAACTCGACCACCCGGCCGTACGCATCCGATCGATCGTCGCCGACATTCTGGACCTGAGTTTGAACGAGATCGACGACGACCAGGACTTCATCGACTCCTACCGGGCGGATTCCCTCAACCTGATCGAGATCGTCGCCCAGCTCGAGAAGTACTACCAGGTGGAGCTGCCCCTGGACGAGCTGCAACGCGCACGCTCCGTCAACGCCCTTCGGGACCTGCTCGTCAGGCTCCTGGACGGAACCCGGGTCCCGGATTCGGCGGGTTAG
- a CDS encoding 3-hydroxyacyl-ACP dehydratase FabZ family protein: MILLDTVGEFSPASLVATKAITGSEGCYRDLAEDTPLAGFAYPQALMVESFGQACSLLWTLAGLGPPDRIPLLVSVSDLAFRSSPFPGDVLEHEVRLVHSSSTACEFTGRSHVKGNSVLDVGSLLVASLPGPSPA, from the coding sequence ATGATTCTGCTCGACACCGTCGGGGAGTTCTCGCCCGCCTCGCTCGTCGCCACGAAGGCGATCACCGGCTCCGAAGGCTGTTACCGGGACCTCGCGGAGGACACGCCCCTCGCGGGCTTCGCGTACCCGCAGGCGCTCATGGTGGAGTCGTTCGGTCAGGCCTGTTCGCTTCTCTGGACGTTGGCCGGTCTCGGTCCGCCGGACCGCATCCCCTTGCTGGTCTCAGTGAGCGACCTGGCGTTCCGCTCGTCGCCCTTCCCGGGGGACGTCCTGGAACATGAGGTCCGACTCGTGCACAGTTCCAGCACCGCTTGCGAGTTCACGGGCCGGTCCCACGTGAAGGGCAACAGCGTGCTCGATGTCGGCTCCCTGCTGGTTGCTTCGCTGCCCGGCCCCTCCCCCGCGTGA
- a CDS encoding phenylalanine aminomutase (D-beta-phenylalanine forming), whose translation MTYTLSLDRRVRLADIESIAAAQGPGLALDGAVRERVDASRRTLEKFVADGRIIYGVTTSMGGFVDWLVPVSMARQLQENLLNAVATNVGERLDDVTVRAIMVSRIASLSRGNSAISLANLDKFIAVVNAGIVPCVPQKGSLGTSGDLGPLAAIALVCIGQWKARLGGEVLPGAEALRRAGIAPMELSFKEGLALINGTSGMVGLGSLNVQQARRLLQSYLLISALSVEALGGKTKPFDPRVHALKPHRGQREVADYLWQTLGDSQLAVDELDIEQLLADEIADTAKAGSQSIEDAYSIRCTPQILGPVLDSLGTIEQTVEDELNSSNDNPLVNPDEAEVFHNGHFHGQYVSMAMDHLVIAMTTLMNLSNRRVDRYLDKSNSNGLPPFLCREDPGLRLGLMGGQFMTASLTAETRAMAMPMSIQSLTTTADFQDIVSFGFVAARRAREVLDNVAHVVAFELLCACQAVDIRGTEGLSSATRVLYERTRELIPYLDHDITTTEYVEELAQRLLTHPGLG comes from the coding sequence ATGACGTACACCCTGTCCCTGGACCGCCGCGTACGGCTGGCGGACATCGAGTCGATCGCCGCCGCACAGGGCCCCGGGCTGGCCCTGGACGGTGCCGTGCGCGAGCGAGTCGACGCCTCCCGGCGCACGCTGGAAAAGTTCGTGGCGGACGGCCGGATCATCTACGGCGTCACCACCAGCATGGGGGGTTTCGTCGACTGGCTCGTACCCGTTTCCATGGCACGCCAGCTGCAGGAGAACCTGCTCAACGCGGTGGCGACCAACGTGGGCGAACGCCTGGACGACGTCACCGTCCGCGCGATCATGGTGTCCCGCATCGCATCGCTCTCCCGTGGCAACTCGGCCATTTCCCTGGCCAACCTGGACAAGTTCATCGCGGTGGTGAACGCGGGAATCGTGCCCTGCGTACCGCAGAAGGGCTCCCTGGGCACCAGCGGCGACCTCGGCCCGCTCGCCGCCATCGCGCTGGTCTGCATAGGCCAGTGGAAGGCGCGGCTGGGCGGCGAGGTCCTGCCGGGCGCCGAGGCGCTGCGCCGGGCAGGCATCGCTCCGATGGAGCTGAGCTTCAAGGAGGGCCTCGCCCTCATCAACGGCACCTCGGGGATGGTCGGCCTGGGCTCGCTCAATGTGCAGCAGGCCCGTCGGCTCCTGCAGTCGTACCTGCTCATCTCGGCGCTCTCCGTGGAAGCGCTGGGGGGCAAGACCAAGCCGTTCGACCCACGGGTGCACGCACTCAAGCCGCACCGCGGACAGCGGGAGGTCGCGGACTACCTGTGGCAGACGCTGGGCGACTCCCAGCTCGCGGTCGACGAACTCGACATCGAGCAGCTCCTCGCGGACGAGATCGCAGACACCGCGAAGGCCGGGTCCCAGTCGATCGAGGACGCCTACTCCATACGGTGCACACCCCAGATCCTGGGACCGGTCCTGGACAGCCTGGGCACGATCGAGCAGACCGTCGAGGACGAGCTGAACTCCTCCAACGACAATCCGCTCGTCAACCCCGATGAGGCGGAGGTCTTCCACAACGGGCACTTCCACGGACAGTACGTGTCCATGGCGATGGACCACCTGGTGATCGCCATGACGACCCTGATGAACCTCTCCAACCGCCGCGTCGACCGGTATTTGGACAAGAGCAACAGCAACGGACTGCCGCCCTTCTTGTGCCGGGAGGATCCGGGCCTGCGGCTGGGTCTGATGGGCGGGCAGTTCATGACCGCCTCGCTGACCGCGGAGACCCGGGCGATGGCGATGCCCATGTCCATCCAGTCCCTGACCACCACCGCGGACTTCCAGGACATCGTCTCGTTCGGTTTCGTCGCGGCACGCCGTGCCCGGGAGGTGCTGGACAACGTGGCCCACGTGGTGGCGTTCGAGCTCCTGTGCGCCTGCCAGGCGGTCGACATCCGCGGTACCGAGGGCCTGTCCTCGGCCACCCGCGTCCTGTACGAACGGACCCGGGAGCTGATCCCGTACCTCGACCACGACATCACGACCACCGAGTACGTGGAGGAGCTCGCCCAACGGCTGCTGACGCACCCGGGTCTGGGCTGA
- a CDS encoding AMP-binding protein codes for MELHDPTADNLCQYLLAPAARTPDKAAVVEPDETGTLTEVSYRQLSALVEEYTRALEPLGLDVGDRVVVEAHSCAAAVALLLACAKLGLPFVPVSPQTPDNRLLAILKSVEPALHVRADGLDRRDLPWAGGTARFGRSGLTTEQPPARRTRRRRRVLAVDTAYIIFTSGSTGRPKGVVMSHRAIVTFLRAVIADGLVSDTDRVASTSPLPFDFALFGIGIALGSGATLVPVGREYLDSPRRMVNFLRDADVTQVHGVPSLWRPVLRHDPELLKRLDKVRSVVFAGEGFPLAELRRLQEMLAGTRLVNGYGATESMAASFTDVPDPLPARQQTLSIGRAHRGAEMTLVDTAGRVVTQPGVVAEIHLRSPALFSGYWDDPGATAQVLVPDPLDPRHGQAVLRTGDLAYLDEKDELYFVGRADSQVQIRGHRVELGEVEGVLARLPAVTSAAATLVPRGGDHVLMAGIVLDDTTAPFDEDAALAFCAQELSAYMTPRRIRPLADLPLTENGKVDRVLLARLVTTAVPYGPTDIDPTLRSPV; via the coding sequence GTGGAACTTCATGACCCCACGGCGGACAACCTCTGCCAGTACCTCCTGGCTCCCGCCGCCCGTACACCGGACAAGGCCGCCGTGGTGGAACCCGACGAGACCGGGACGCTCACCGAGGTCTCGTACCGGCAACTCAGCGCGCTCGTGGAGGAGTACACCCGAGCCCTGGAGCCGCTCGGCCTCGATGTCGGCGACCGGGTCGTTGTGGAAGCACACAGCTGCGCGGCGGCGGTGGCGCTGCTGCTCGCCTGCGCCAAGCTGGGTCTGCCGTTCGTCCCGGTCAGTCCGCAGACTCCCGACAACCGCCTCCTGGCGATTCTGAAGTCGGTCGAGCCGGCACTCCACGTCCGGGCGGACGGCCTGGACCGGCGTGACCTGCCGTGGGCCGGTGGCACCGCGCGCTTCGGGCGAAGCGGGTTGACGACGGAACAGCCGCCGGCGCGCCGGACGCGGCGACGCCGGCGGGTACTCGCCGTCGACACGGCCTACATCATCTTCACATCCGGGTCGACCGGGCGTCCCAAGGGCGTGGTGATGAGCCATCGGGCGATCGTCACGTTCCTGCGCGCAGTGATCGCTGACGGACTGGTGAGCGACACCGACCGGGTCGCCAGCACCTCTCCGCTCCCGTTCGATTTCGCGCTCTTCGGGATCGGCATCGCTCTCGGGAGCGGTGCGACCCTGGTGCCGGTGGGACGCGAGTACCTCGACTCGCCCCGGCGCATGGTCAACTTCCTTCGTGACGCCGACGTCACCCAGGTCCATGGCGTGCCCTCGCTGTGGCGTCCGGTCCTGCGCCACGATCCGGAGCTGCTGAAGCGGCTGGACAAGGTGCGCTCGGTGGTCTTCGCCGGCGAGGGCTTCCCCCTTGCCGAACTGCGTCGGCTCCAGGAGATGCTGGCCGGCACCCGCCTGGTCAACGGCTACGGCGCGACCGAGTCGATGGCCGCCTCGTTCACCGACGTGCCCGACCCGCTGCCCGCGCGACAGCAGACGCTGTCGATCGGGCGCGCCCACCGTGGAGCCGAGATGACTCTGGTGGACACGGCCGGACGTGTGGTGACGCAGCCAGGGGTGGTCGCAGAGATCCATCTGCGCAGCCCCGCACTGTTCAGCGGCTACTGGGACGACCCTGGGGCCACCGCCCAGGTGCTGGTTCCCGACCCGCTGGACCCGCGGCACGGGCAGGCGGTGCTCCGCACCGGCGATCTGGCCTACCTGGACGAGAAAGACGAACTGTACTTCGTCGGCCGCGCCGACTCCCAGGTGCAGATCCGCGGCCACAGGGTCGAACTGGGCGAAGTGGAGGGCGTTCTGGCCCGGCTGCCTGCCGTGACGTCGGCTGCCGCCACCCTCGTGCCGCGCGGCGGCGACCACGTACTGATGGCAGGCATCGTGCTGGACGACACAACGGCGCCGTTCGACGAGGACGCAGCGCTCGCCTTCTGCGCCCAGGAGCTGTCGGCCTATATGACGCCGCGCCGGATTCGGCCCCTGGCCGATCTTCCCCTGACCGAGAACGGCAAGGTCGACCGGGTGCTGCTCGCACGCCTTGTGACCACCGCTGTGCCCTACGGGCCCACTGACATCGATCCGACACTGAGGAGCCCTGTATGA
- a CDS encoding beta-ketoacyl synthase N-terminal-like domain-containing protein: MHIVISGRGTIWPDPVPQAHTPPSGPAFTVGSFDGEAVLGRRTAQYNHRSAQLAMVACGRALDDAGLRVTDENRDRIGVTLGTAAGSVTGMVEFGMDTFSQPRPHMVAAAKSSHCVLSSPAGAAAIVYGLRGANATVTAGPATGLAVLRHAVVMLRAGHTDAVLAAASEEFTGPTSWLARAARGQQVQGEGAAAFVLEGRDSARAAGRKALAAVAAVGVRAVAGFSAGQFTDSLARALGRAGVSAPEVSAVAFRHTGVHEVDEAQRSGLVQALPEARQVSDEERIGDCYSAHALLQLAGLLDEATLPAVIVAADPDGLLSVAVLKGVPE; this comes from the coding sequence ATGCACATCGTGATCTCGGGCCGGGGGACCATCTGGCCGGATCCCGTCCCCCAGGCGCACACTCCGCCGTCCGGACCGGCCTTCACCGTCGGCTCCTTCGACGGTGAGGCAGTGCTCGGCCGCAGAACCGCTCAATACAACCACCGCAGTGCCCAGTTGGCCATGGTCGCCTGCGGCAGGGCGCTCGATGACGCGGGCCTGCGGGTGACCGACGAGAACCGTGATCGCATCGGCGTCACGCTGGGCACGGCAGCGGGCAGCGTCACCGGCATGGTCGAGTTCGGCATGGACACCTTCTCCCAGCCGCGTCCGCATATGGTGGCCGCCGCCAAGTCCTCCCACTGCGTGCTCAGTTCGCCGGCGGGAGCAGCGGCCATCGTCTATGGCCTCCGGGGCGCCAACGCGACGGTCACCGCCGGGCCGGCGACCGGCCTTGCCGTGCTGCGCCATGCCGTGGTCATGCTGAGGGCCGGGCACACCGACGCGGTGCTCGCCGCCGCCTCGGAGGAATTCACCGGACCGACTTCATGGCTCGCCCGGGCGGCCCGCGGCCAGCAGGTCCAGGGCGAGGGCGCGGCCGCTTTCGTGCTGGAGGGCAGGGACTCGGCCCGGGCCGCCGGCCGGAAGGCGCTCGCGGCGGTCGCCGCCGTGGGCGTGCGGGCGGTTGCCGGCTTCTCCGCCGGGCAGTTCACCGACTCGCTCGCCCGAGCGCTGGGACGGGCGGGCGTGTCCGCGCCGGAGGTGTCGGCGGTGGCCTTCCGTCACACGGGTGTCCACGAGGTGGACGAGGCTCAGCGCAGCGGACTTGTCCAAGCCCTGCCCGAGGCGAGGCAAGTCAGCGATGAGGAGCGGATCGGGGACTGCTACAGCGCCCACGCGCTGCTTCAGCTCGCGGGGCTCCTGGACGAGGCGACGCTGCCTGCCGTCATCGTCGCGGCGGATCCTGACGGCCTGCTGTCGGTCGCCGTACTGAAGGGCGTCCCGGAGTGA
- a CDS encoding beta-ketoacyl synthase yields MHRVVITGLGPVSSIGIGADGFCHAVRAGKSGISRISSFDVSGFEHQMAGEVADFDAGKLITRLNVADWGRASLFAAAAARLAADDAGIQDFGDDAAVLMGTTSGEIPNVVAMTESWYLNGPATPDGTLAAQLPAGRLALAAAQEVGATGETMTFSAACAAANCAIGYAYDLVSSGEVPVAVAGGADAVSRFTHAAFNRLGALAKDTCRPFDRERDGMLTAEGGAALVLETLNGAIERGARIYAEVLGYAVSCDAYHPSAPEPKSIARTMDSALRRSGVTPDEVDYICAHGTGTRLNDRVEAQAIRSVYGETTPPVSSLKSMLGHTMGAASGFGSIACALAMSRGFIPPTINHRHSDPELDGIDPVAGTAREATVRVAQNNAFGFGGNNAIVLFGSAPCTS; encoded by the coding sequence GTGCACCGAGTGGTCATCACCGGCCTCGGGCCGGTGTCGAGCATCGGGATCGGAGCGGACGGTTTCTGCCATGCCGTGCGGGCGGGGAAGAGCGGGATCTCGCGGATCTCCTCGTTCGACGTGTCGGGGTTCGAGCACCAGATGGCAGGTGAGGTGGCGGACTTCGACGCCGGGAAACTGATCACCCGGCTGAACGTCGCCGACTGGGGACGGGCCTCGCTCTTCGCCGCGGCCGCTGCCCGCCTGGCGGCGGACGACGCCGGCATCCAGGACTTCGGCGATGACGCCGCCGTCCTCATGGGAACGACGTCGGGCGAGATTCCGAACGTCGTGGCGATGACCGAGTCCTGGTACCTGAACGGTCCGGCGACCCCTGACGGCACGCTCGCCGCGCAACTGCCCGCCGGCCGCCTGGCCCTGGCGGCCGCTCAGGAGGTCGGTGCCACGGGCGAGACGATGACGTTCTCGGCCGCGTGCGCGGCGGCCAACTGCGCCATCGGCTACGCGTACGACCTTGTCAGCTCCGGAGAGGTCCCCGTCGCCGTGGCCGGTGGCGCCGACGCGGTGAGCCGGTTCACCCATGCCGCGTTCAACCGGCTGGGCGCCCTCGCGAAGGACACCTGCCGGCCCTTCGACCGGGAACGGGACGGCATGCTGACGGCGGAGGGCGGTGCGGCGCTGGTCCTGGAGACCCTGAACGGCGCGATCGAACGGGGTGCCCGTATCTATGCCGAGGTGCTGGGATATGCGGTCAGCTGCGATGCCTACCATCCCTCGGCGCCGGAGCCGAAGAGCATCGCGCGGACCATGGACAGCGCGCTGCGGCGCTCCGGTGTGACGCCGGACGAGGTCGACTACATCTGCGCGCACGGTACGGGCACTCGGCTCAACGACCGGGTGGAGGCACAGGCCATCCGCAGTGTGTACGGCGAGACGACGCCACCGGTCAGCTCCCTCAAGTCCATGCTGGGGCACACCATGGGGGCGGCCAGTGGCTTCGGCAGCATCGCCTGCGCACTGGCAATGAGCAGGGGCTTCATCCCGCCCACCATCAACCATCGCCACTCGGATCCGGAACTGGACGGCATCGATCCCGTTGCCGGCACCGCCCGGGAGGCGACCGTTCGCGTGGCCCAGAACAACGCCTTCGGTTTCGGCGGCAACAACGCCATCGTCCTCTTCGGGAGTGCTCCATGCACATCGTGA